The following are from one region of the Actinopolyspora halophila DSM 43834 genome:
- a CDS encoding NAD-dependent epimerase/dehydratase family protein, protein MQALTAHPDTVSASSRQYTPSRVVVTGAAGFIGGHVARRLIAEGMEVCGVDRRDPEHDLVAGRNLSDVLGKSGFTFQCFDLTDRGWESVLRGTDTVVHLAALPGVRPSWGAQFDAYANCNVIATQRVMDASVTARIPRVVVASSSSVYGRTDGHPSSETAPTRPLSPYGVTKLATEAIALAHAQRHDSATSVASLRYFTVYGPRQRDDMLIGRALSAALGGAPLTLYGNGEQSRDFTYIDDVVEATLAAARSQVSGAVNVGAGTATSVCEVLRVAEQLTGCRVPTKPASAADGDAPATLADATRAHRVLAWCPRVDLVTGMRRQLAWLQTQPVAPASATA, encoded by the coding sequence ATGCAGGCCCTGACCGCACACCCCGACACAGTGTCGGCGTCGTCCAGGCAGTACACCCCGTCTCGCGTGGTCGTGACCGGCGCAGCCGGGTTCATCGGTGGGCATGTGGCCCGTCGTCTCATCGCCGAGGGGATGGAGGTCTGTGGCGTTGACCGGCGTGACCCCGAGCATGACCTGGTGGCCGGGCGCAACCTGTCAGATGTCCTCGGCAAGTCCGGGTTCACGTTTCAGTGCTTCGACCTCACTGACCGAGGTTGGGAGTCGGTACTGCGGGGAACGGACACCGTAGTCCATCTGGCGGCCCTGCCGGGGGTTCGCCCGTCCTGGGGCGCGCAGTTCGATGCGTATGCGAACTGCAATGTCATTGCCACCCAGCGCGTCATGGACGCTTCTGTCACCGCGAGGATTCCCCGGGTGGTTGTGGCATCCTCCTCCAGCGTCTACGGCCGGACTGACGGGCATCCCAGTTCAGAGACCGCCCCAACCCGACCGCTATCGCCGTACGGCGTGACCAAGCTGGCAACCGAGGCGATAGCTCTGGCGCACGCACAGCGCCATGACAGTGCCACCAGCGTTGCCTCCCTGCGCTACTTCACCGTCTACGGTCCCCGCCAGCGAGACGACATGTTGATCGGCCGCGCGCTATCAGCCGCTCTCGGCGGTGCTCCGCTGACACTGTACGGAAACGGCGAACAGAGCAGGGATTTCACCTACATCGACGACGTCGTCGAGGCCACGCTGGCCGCCGCTCGTTCGCAGGTCAGCGGTGCGGTCAACGTCGGAGCAGGCACGGCGACGAGTGTGTGCGAGGTTCTGCGGGTGGCTGAACAGCTCACTGGTTGCCGCGTCCCAACGAAGCCGGCGTCGGCTGCGGATGGTGACGCACCCGCGACGCTGGCCGACGCCACGCGCGCCCACCGTGTGCTGGCCTGGTGTCCCCGCGTGGATCTGGTGACCGGGATGAGGCGACAACTTGCTTGGCTGCAGACCCAGCCGGTAGCCCCCGCTAGCGCGACTGCATGA
- a CDS encoding 2'-5' RNA ligase family protein, with translation MTDEQRVRVRLVGVGSSYSSMFPADPPVDHEDPIGIAVHDQAAFERVERMLCHWDRPHRRSYHWMITLDEHEPARALSRRCQQLLPAEGLDLVPPESLHLTVRRLGYVDEVPVPTLRAAARAVGEHCRGIEPFRLQLIPLAGSSGAVRFSVAPWSPLLGVYRAVSTASGHADIDPLRMYRPHVGIAYSNRVQSPKEIIRSVRRARALPPVEITITELRLVELTRADHHYTWHVLERFPTTGNC, from the coding sequence GTGACGGATGAGCAGCGGGTGCGGGTCAGGCTGGTCGGTGTGGGTAGTTCGTACAGTTCGATGTTCCCGGCCGATCCACCGGTTGATCACGAGGATCCGATTGGTATCGCGGTCCACGATCAGGCCGCGTTCGAGCGAGTCGAGCGGATGCTGTGCCACTGGGACCGTCCACACCGGCGTTCCTATCACTGGATGATCACCCTGGACGAGCACGAACCGGCCCGCGCGTTGAGCCGGCGTTGTCAGCAGCTGCTGCCCGCGGAGGGGCTCGATCTGGTTCCGCCGGAGAGTCTGCACCTGACCGTGCGCCGTCTGGGCTATGTCGATGAGGTGCCCGTGCCGACGTTGCGGGCCGCGGCCAGGGCCGTGGGGGAACACTGCCGTGGGATCGAGCCGTTTCGTCTGCAACTGATCCCGTTGGCCGGTTCTTCGGGAGCTGTGCGGTTCAGCGTCGCTCCGTGGTCTCCACTGCTTGGGGTGTATCGCGCGGTGTCGACGGCCTCGGGCCATGCCGACATCGACCCGCTGCGGATGTACCGACCCCATGTGGGTATTGCCTACAGCAATCGGGTGCAGTCACCGAAGGAGATCATTCGCTCTGTGCGCCGGGCACGGGCACTGCCTCCTGTCGAGATCACCATCACTGAGCTGCGCCTGGTCGAACTCACCCGCGCCGATCACCACTACACCTGGCACGTCCTCGAGCGGTTTCCCACCACGGGAAACTGCTAG
- a CDS encoding orotidine 5'-phosphate decarboxylase / HUMPS family protein translates to MSHEIAWTPREVKALREAQHLSQRAFANRLGYAHSTVANWEKTTRSTADLHHETREVLGRELGRLSDDLRERFDRLLNVASSNLGAGSASRTSTLLGSLHVNDSPLRYSPPVDVVDDVRTFLAASGRVFLLRGAAGTGKSHLTHYLSHSLSDQADFQLLTVSNWDLAAVDIAVEILRYAAISRGHDALLTLEQHAQSLSRPCVVVIDGISSHDEFAIVGRQVDAILRQVTTSSLRFLLTVRTPPAVETTAYPLLHATLFKPAEQARSGRTELMPWPLEKARRRWDEARGADVSPFGCLPAGIQHLVRTPVYMRLALTASLETAERDLNAYALLDRCVRTIISSGNTDPELAIPALTELARKQGYLPSTISSSNGLENRPSSPVPPLLASTLVHGPPHGRVEFTHEVLREFFLSTYIADKVYEYGRSVVAVTTLNELAARASTSGSVRSVLDLIIQRLDDRAPDLLEYVATVPTSSVSTTVPALMAMADGSRFARPEVLRGVAKRAEQERSIELCRALLSSAVLHKALGLGRTRWLLALLREFGTNLWSEITGFIERTFDAGDAYSLLDAADSSDGDEAVFFARHFYLFFSETTSETLAAFIGHPNWRVRAALASGISDERVPVDTRTMDLVDQLVHDADYKVRAAIAPTVPSAPAAAAKRYLTTLLADENWYVRERMLRGLESLGPGHPRRGLVHAALEVMSNDPAWRRCPRHILPSWQRLEILHNSELAVASTTAHGDDGRALLTVLRESRTGYLALPQSIQRTVMERAQRSDSWLVRHELAGTADYSQGAEDDRNPRLSRERFRRARGHRAVQIALDMRDIDDAIAVARSCAQAGADYIEIGDPLIKEVGISAIEQVKAAVPTASVVAEMMSADWGRDQVVLAAQTGADVVLLIGPATTASVSAAVEAGQRLGVPILLDTPVTTSQRWVTDMERVGVDGFTITTNIDLGIGNTTALDAARTLRSWTQLPVAVSGGFSATDDSAFTNPDWDILIVGRSVADATDPASAASRILELAHSTERHS, encoded by the coding sequence GTGAGTCACGAGATCGCTTGGACACCGCGAGAGGTGAAGGCCCTCCGCGAGGCCCAGCACCTCAGCCAGCGAGCCTTTGCCAACCGCCTCGGCTACGCCCACAGCACGGTGGCCAATTGGGAGAAGACCACTCGCAGCACAGCGGACCTACATCACGAAACACGCGAGGTGTTAGGCCGTGAACTGGGCAGGTTGTCCGACGATCTGCGCGAGCGTTTCGACCGTCTTCTGAATGTAGCCTCGTCGAACCTGGGCGCGGGTTCGGCGAGCCGGACGTCCACGTTGTTGGGGTCGCTCCACGTCAACGACTCACCGCTACGGTATAGCCCTCCTGTCGACGTAGTCGACGATGTCCGGACATTTCTCGCCGCGTCCGGGCGCGTATTCCTGCTCAGAGGCGCTGCCGGAACCGGCAAGTCACACCTGACTCACTACCTGTCGCACAGCCTTTCCGACCAGGCGGACTTCCAGCTCTTGACGGTGTCGAACTGGGACCTGGCCGCGGTCGACATCGCCGTGGAGATCTTGCGCTACGCGGCCATATCGCGCGGACATGACGCTCTGCTCACCCTGGAGCAGCACGCTCAGAGTCTGTCCCGGCCGTGCGTGGTCGTCATCGACGGAATATCCAGTCACGACGAGTTCGCCATCGTCGGACGCCAGGTCGACGCGATCCTTCGACAGGTCACCACGTCGTCGCTTCGGTTCCTTCTTACCGTTCGTACGCCGCCTGCTGTCGAGACCACAGCATACCCGTTGCTGCATGCGACGCTGTTCAAACCGGCGGAGCAGGCCAGGTCGGGGAGGACCGAGCTGATGCCTTGGCCGTTGGAGAAAGCTCGGCGGAGGTGGGACGAGGCACGTGGAGCCGACGTATCGCCGTTCGGCTGCCTTCCTGCTGGCATTCAACATCTGGTCCGAACCCCTGTGTACATGCGGTTGGCACTAACCGCTTCGTTGGAGACCGCAGAGCGCGATCTCAATGCCTACGCGCTTCTCGACAGGTGTGTGCGCACCATTATCAGCAGTGGCAACACCGACCCCGAGCTAGCCATCCCAGCGCTCACGGAACTGGCTCGAAAGCAGGGGTACCTACCGAGCACGATCAGCTCATCAAATGGGTTGGAGAACCGCCCCAGCTCACCGGTGCCTCCACTCCTGGCCTCCACCCTCGTCCACGGACCCCCGCATGGCCGAGTGGAATTCACTCACGAGGTGCTCAGGGAGTTCTTCCTCAGCACGTACATCGCCGACAAGGTCTACGAGTACGGACGTTCGGTCGTCGCTGTCACCACCCTGAATGAGCTCGCAGCCCGTGCCAGCACCTCCGGGTCGGTGCGTAGCGTGCTGGATCTGATCATCCAACGACTCGATGACCGCGCGCCTGATCTCCTGGAATACGTCGCCACGGTCCCGACATCTTCGGTCAGCACCACCGTTCCAGCGCTGATGGCGATGGCCGACGGTTCCCGATTCGCAAGGCCCGAAGTACTTCGCGGGGTGGCGAAACGCGCCGAGCAAGAACGTTCGATCGAGCTGTGTCGTGCCCTCCTCTCCAGCGCAGTGCTACACAAAGCACTCGGGCTTGGCCGGACCCGATGGCTGCTGGCGCTGCTACGTGAATTCGGCACCAACCTTTGGTCGGAAATCACTGGCTTCATCGAACGCACCTTTGACGCTGGTGACGCGTACTCCCTTCTGGACGCGGCGGATTCAAGCGATGGCGATGAAGCGGTCTTCTTCGCACGGCACTTCTACCTGTTCTTCTCCGAGACTACGAGCGAAACTCTGGCCGCCTTCATAGGACATCCGAACTGGCGTGTTCGCGCGGCGTTAGCATCGGGAATCAGCGACGAACGTGTCCCCGTCGATACCCGAACGATGGACCTCGTGGATCAGCTGGTCCACGACGCCGATTACAAGGTGCGCGCAGCGATCGCACCTACTGTCCCCTCGGCTCCGGCAGCTGCAGCCAAGCGCTATCTCACGACCTTGCTGGCTGACGAGAACTGGTATGTACGGGAACGTATGTTGCGAGGACTCGAATCCCTCGGGCCCGGGCACCCACGGCGCGGACTCGTACATGCGGCACTCGAAGTCATGAGCAACGATCCGGCTTGGCGGCGGTGTCCCCGTCACATACTGCCCAGTTGGCAGCGACTTGAGATCCTGCATAACTCCGAGCTGGCCGTCGCCTCCACTACCGCACACGGCGATGATGGCCGTGCGCTTCTTACCGTGCTTCGAGAATCCCGTACAGGCTATCTCGCTCTGCCTCAGAGCATCCAGCGAACAGTCATGGAACGGGCTCAACGGAGCGACAGTTGGCTTGTTCGACATGAGCTCGCCGGTACCGCGGACTACAGCCAGGGAGCGGAGGATGACCGTAACCCCAGGCTCAGTCGAGAGCGATTCCGACGGGCTCGTGGCCACCGCGCGGTGCAGATCGCGCTTGACATGCGCGACATCGATGACGCCATCGCGGTGGCGCGCTCATGCGCCCAGGCCGGAGCCGATTACATTGAAATCGGTGACCCGCTCATCAAAGAAGTCGGCATTTCCGCGATCGAACAGGTCAAGGCTGCTGTCCCCACGGCGAGTGTCGTGGCCGAGATGATGTCCGCCGATTGGGGACGCGATCAGGTCGTGCTGGCAGCCCAAACCGGCGCCGACGTCGTCCTGCTCATCGGGCCGGCCACCACGGCCAGCGTCAGCGCCGCAGTCGAAGCCGGTCAACGGCTCGGAGTACCCATCCTCCTCGACACGCCCGTGACCACCAGCCAACGGTGGGTCACCGACATGGAACGTGTCGGCGTAGACGGTTTCACCATCACCACCAACATCGACCTCGGGATCGGCAATACCACCGCGCTCGACGCCGCACGCACGCTACGATCGTGGACCCAGCTTCCCGTGGCCGTCAGCGGCGGTTTCAGCGCAACAGACGACAGCGCGTTCACCAACCCCGACTGGGACATTCTGATCGTCGGCCGGAGCGTCGCCGACGCTACCGACCCGGCCAGCGCAGCATCGCGCATCCTTGAACTCGCCCACTCCACCGAAAGGCACTCATGA
- a CDS encoding class I SAM-dependent methyltransferase → MTVPNPFLDEDQRPALYGDARRLTQRTTALGAAKVSGAPVAEVIAGFFDDTPDHVLDVGCGRGGVTAHLVKAWLPSQLTALDTSPALLDDAATRLAERAPELSPRVRFVAADFHDIPLSDDSVDVIVAAFCLYHSTDPGEVLAECRRCLRRNGRVILVTKSADSYAALDALVADAGLDPGAVRRPSLYESFHSGNAEAVTASALRVDEVTHHHHRFRFSDPTHTARYLITNPKYDLPEQPPHVIAEQLNSVLTGNGVSAESTVTYVVASKT, encoded by the coding sequence ATGACCGTACCCAACCCCTTTCTGGATGAGGACCAGCGACCTGCTCTCTACGGTGATGCTCGACGGCTGACGCAGCGCACCACCGCGCTCGGCGCCGCCAAAGTCAGTGGAGCACCGGTCGCCGAGGTCATCGCGGGCTTCTTTGATGACACCCCTGATCACGTCCTCGACGTCGGTTGTGGTCGAGGGGGAGTAACCGCGCATCTGGTCAAAGCGTGGCTACCGAGCCAGCTGACGGCGCTCGATACCTCTCCCGCCTTGCTCGACGACGCCGCCACCCGCCTCGCCGAACGGGCCCCCGAACTGTCCCCGCGAGTGCGTTTCGTGGCTGCGGACTTCCACGACATCCCCTTGTCTGATGACAGCGTCGACGTCATCGTCGCCGCGTTCTGCCTGTATCACTCCACGGATCCCGGCGAGGTTCTCGCCGAGTGTCGTCGCTGCTTGCGCCGGAACGGGCGCGTCATCCTGGTCACCAAGTCAGCCGACAGCTACGCGGCTCTGGACGCACTCGTTGCGGACGCAGGCCTCGATCCCGGCGCCGTACGCCGACCGTCGCTGTACGAGTCTTTCCACAGCGGCAATGCCGAAGCCGTCACCGCAAGTGCGCTGCGGGTCGACGAGGTGACGCATCACCATCATCGATTTCGGTTCAGCGATCCCACCCACACCGCCCGATACCTCATCACCAACCCGAAATACGACCTGCCCGAGCAGCCCCCACACGTCATCGCCGAACAGCTGAACTCCGTCCTCACGGGCAACGGAGTGTCGGCCGAGTCCACCGTTACCTACGTCGTGGCCAGCAAGACATGA
- a CDS encoding thymidylate synthase: MLSLSADDASDLFIRASHSVARGGRATAPRGLSTKEMLGAELVLQHPRSRFVDATPVRVLNPAFAAAEALWILSGSEDSWIFTFNERLRRFADHGRLQGAYGPRLRRWQDEVDQLDVVRRKLRSDPATRQAVITLFDPSRDFAGYRDVPCTLGYRFWLRDGVLHMFTNMRSQDAWLGLPYDLFTFTILHELLAGWLDVELGNYYHLVDSLHLYEQHFEDAEGVPDHIASLPEMPPLTVPWEDFDAMVNQLIAGETVGHPGWDDFATVLTSYRLWKTGDFDNARSLVTGAGQPLSQALSRWYDQLETSPTSIAPAPAAPLERSA, from the coding sequence ATGCTGTCCTTGTCAGCCGACGACGCCTCGGACCTGTTCATCCGGGCAAGCCACTCGGTCGCGCGCGGCGGGCGAGCCACCGCGCCGCGTGGATTGTCGACGAAAGAGATGCTCGGCGCCGAGCTTGTGCTCCAACATCCGCGTAGCCGGTTCGTCGATGCCACGCCGGTCCGTGTGCTCAATCCAGCCTTTGCCGCGGCTGAGGCGCTGTGGATTCTGTCGGGCTCCGAAGATAGCTGGATCTTCACGTTCAACGAGCGGTTACGGCGATTCGCCGATCATGGCCGGTTGCAGGGGGCTTATGGCCCGCGGCTGCGTCGGTGGCAGGACGAGGTCGATCAGCTCGACGTCGTTCGCCGGAAACTGAGGTCCGATCCAGCCACACGGCAGGCCGTCATCACGTTGTTCGATCCCTCCCGTGACTTCGCGGGCTACCGAGATGTGCCCTGCACCTTGGGGTACCGCTTTTGGTTACGCGACGGCGTCTTGCACATGTTCACGAACATGCGCAGCCAAGACGCGTGGCTCGGGCTTCCCTACGATCTGTTCACCTTCACGATCCTGCATGAACTGCTCGCGGGGTGGCTCGACGTCGAACTCGGTAACTACTACCACCTGGTCGACTCGCTGCACCTGTACGAACAGCACTTCGAGGACGCCGAAGGCGTACCCGATCACATCGCCTCCCTCCCGGAGATGCCGCCGCTGACGGTTCCCTGGGAAGACTTCGACGCGATGGTGAACCAGCTCATCGCCGGCGAGACCGTCGGGCACCCCGGCTGGGACGACTTCGCCACTGTGCTGACCTCCTACCGGCTGTGGAAGACGGGCGACTTCGACAACGCCCGGAGCCTGGTGACTGGTGCCGGACAGCCGCTGTCGCAGGCCCTGAGTCGGTGGTATGACCAGCTGGAGACGTCTCCGACCTCGATCGCGCCCGCCCCTGCGGCCCCACTCGAGAGGTCGGCATGA
- a CDS encoding carbamoyltransferase family protein, which translates to MTESTPHVLLGLCAFTHDSAAALLIDGHLVGFAEEERLSGTKHDRAMPHHTVDWLLAKYSLSVDDVDDVAYNFEPARYLPAVLPAPAQLLARPRRAAQRSRSFLKVAARTHRRLGELRRWFPHATVRAVPHHRAHGLYAFAASGADHAGVLIVDSLGETETTTIAEARRDPDGSLHYRQHEALTDPASLGYVYGAVTEHLGWRRGDEEGTVMALAALGDPSRFRTVFTEAVRLTDRGFTVDARLIALRVLSGRASRLTAEFRERTCPPRHVDEPVTEVHRDVAAALQERTEAVMLHLAHRARQRTGASTLCVGGGVAMNCVSIGRIAEAGFTDTVAVPPAPGDSGTAIGAALDTWHQRTGKLGTGAEHACYLGPAFTDVALPEMPSSGLHVRRVPNKVRLLAEKLADGTIVGVFIGALEAGPRALGHRSILASPLDPDVVDRLNATVKYREPFRPFAPVVLADTATEYFQLRQPAPYMSMAVPVTDQAHQQIPSILHANGTARVQTVEAEQHPFLAEVLREFADITGVPVLINTSLNIKGKPICGTPDMALECLADSGIDALLLEDRWVSAP; encoded by the coding sequence ATGACCGAATCAACGCCCCACGTGCTGCTCGGGTTGTGCGCATTCACGCATGACTCGGCAGCTGCGCTGCTGATCGACGGCCATCTCGTCGGCTTCGCCGAGGAAGAACGACTCAGCGGGACCAAGCACGATCGGGCGATGCCTCACCACACGGTGGACTGGCTGCTGGCCAAGTACTCATTGAGCGTCGACGACGTCGACGACGTGGCCTACAACTTCGAGCCGGCCCGTTACCTGCCAGCCGTGCTACCAGCTCCGGCCCAGCTACTAGCACGACCGCGGCGAGCTGCCCAGCGATCCCGGTCGTTCCTGAAAGTAGCGGCCCGGACACATCGTCGGCTTGGTGAGCTGCGACGCTGGTTCCCGCACGCCACGGTGCGCGCGGTGCCGCACCACCGGGCGCACGGCCTGTATGCCTTCGCCGCCTCAGGCGCGGACCACGCAGGCGTTCTCATCGTCGACAGCCTTGGGGAAACCGAGACGACCACGATCGCCGAAGCCCGTCGTGACCCCGACGGCAGCCTGCATTATCGACAGCACGAGGCGCTGACCGATCCCGCGTCGTTGGGCTACGTCTACGGAGCAGTGACCGAGCATCTGGGCTGGCGCCGCGGCGACGAAGAAGGCACGGTCATGGCGCTGGCGGCGCTCGGCGACCCATCCCGGTTCCGCACGGTATTCACCGAGGCGGTGCGACTCACCGACCGCGGGTTCACCGTCGACGCGAGGCTGATCGCGCTGCGGGTGCTCTCCGGCAGAGCCTCGCGACTGACCGCTGAGTTCCGCGAGCGCACCTGCCCACCCCGGCACGTCGACGAGCCAGTGACAGAGGTTCATCGAGATGTGGCCGCCGCGCTCCAGGAACGCACCGAGGCCGTCATGCTGCACTTGGCACACCGCGCCCGACAACGCACCGGCGCCAGCACACTGTGCGTGGGCGGGGGAGTGGCGATGAACTGTGTGAGCATCGGACGCATCGCAGAAGCCGGGTTCACCGACACCGTGGCCGTACCACCTGCTCCTGGTGATTCGGGCACGGCCATCGGAGCAGCGCTGGACACATGGCATCAACGCACCGGGAAGTTGGGCACCGGCGCCGAGCACGCCTGCTATCTCGGGCCTGCTTTCACGGACGTGGCGCTGCCTGAGATGCCCAGCAGCGGATTACACGTCCGGCGTGTACCGAATAAGGTTCGTCTGCTGGCCGAGAAGCTCGCGGACGGCACGATCGTCGGCGTGTTCATCGGCGCGTTGGAGGCTGGCCCACGCGCGCTTGGACACCGATCGATCCTGGCCTCGCCGCTTGACCCGGATGTTGTCGACCGGCTCAACGCCACGGTCAAGTACCGGGAACCGTTCCGACCTTTCGCTCCGGTGGTTCTGGCTGACACGGCCACCGAGTACTTCCAGCTACGCCAGCCCGCGCCGTACATGTCGATGGCGGTACCGGTCACCGACCAGGCGCACCAGCAGATCCCCAGCATCTTGCACGCGAACGGAACCGCCCGCGTGCAAACCGTCGAGGCCGAACAGCACCCGTTTCTCGCCGAGGTGCTGCGCGAGTTCGCCGACATCACCGGCGTACCCGTGTTGATCAACACCTCGCTCAACATCAAAGGCAAGCCGATCTGCGGCACGCCGGACATGGCGTTGGAGTGCCTGGCCGATTCCGGCATCGATGCCTTGCTCCTCGAAGACCGGTGGGTGAGCGCGCCATGA
- a CDS encoding RapZ C-terminal domain-containing protein — translation MSVPPVLYVVSFGYGHGDPPVANLVMDVRWMPNPFRTAELKDLSGRDQSVQEWVFTRLEVEGWFRSALDVVDPLIRAARERDSRAVTMAFGCQGGHDRSVAVAERYSDALRHAGYRVMTEHRDIHHRGGP, via the coding sequence ATGAGCGTCCCGCCGGTGCTGTACGTCGTGTCCTTCGGGTACGGCCACGGCGATCCTCCCGTGGCGAACCTCGTGATGGACGTGCGCTGGATGCCGAACCCGTTCCGCACAGCGGAGTTGAAAGACCTGTCCGGCCGGGACCAGTCGGTGCAGGAGTGGGTGTTCACACGCCTCGAGGTGGAGGGCTGGTTCCGCTCCGCGCTCGATGTCGTCGATCCGTTGATCCGCGCCGCGCGGGAACGGGACAGTCGCGCGGTGACGATGGCGTTCGGATGCCAGGGCGGGCACGACCGCAGCGTGGCCGTCGCCGAACGCTACTCGGACGCGCTGCGCCACGCCGGATACCGGGTGATGACCGAGCACCGCGACATCCACCATCGGGGAGGGCCATGA
- a CDS encoding thymidylate synthase produces the protein MSDTDERNESMWAHAPLAPASFPRFHDAYVVVLKDLASSPQHQITTQGRSGPERLNVSFQLADPTARMPLLTTYRPTVVTHLAEALWLLSGRNDVAMMRHYAPRLASYSVDGLTIPGAGYGARLFRSGPHATGRTAFDTALGLIRADPGTRRAVLPILGAHEVGDVSCTIAFQLVHRDGALHGICYTRAKDASRGLVSDVYSFTFIQELAARLLGVQLGTYTHHVGSMHITDDRQSRVGALLDEATAGEPPPFRWPHMPSDTTLEMIDEVCAHEQRLRANLAVHTSQSLAHTGLPRYWQSMIALLEIYRQVTYEPDEHVIDSELVEMLDPAHRWLVRHAWPSRMPPLECPGVAS, from the coding sequence ATGTCGGACACTGACGAGCGGAACGAGTCGATGTGGGCTCATGCCCCTCTGGCACCAGCGTCGTTCCCGCGGTTTCACGATGCCTATGTCGTGGTTCTCAAGGACTTGGCATCGAGTCCCCAGCATCAGATCACCACACAAGGACGCAGCGGACCTGAGCGGTTGAACGTCTCGTTCCAGCTTGCTGATCCGACCGCTCGGATGCCGCTTTTGACAACGTATCGGCCGACCGTGGTCACTCACCTTGCTGAAGCGCTGTGGTTGTTATCCGGGCGCAACGATGTAGCGATGATGCGGCACTACGCGCCACGCCTCGCGTCGTACTCCGTGGACGGGCTCACCATTCCCGGCGCTGGGTACGGTGCTCGGCTGTTCCGATCTGGTCCGCATGCCACTGGCCGGACCGCGTTCGACACGGCACTGGGGTTGATCCGAGCCGACCCAGGTACTCGCCGTGCCGTCCTGCCCATCCTCGGTGCTCACGAGGTGGGCGATGTGTCCTGCACGATCGCCTTCCAACTCGTTCACCGGGATGGCGCGCTGCATGGGATTTGCTACACCCGCGCCAAGGACGCCTCCCGCGGCCTGGTGTCCGATGTCTACTCGTTCACTTTCATCCAGGAACTCGCCGCGCGTCTGCTCGGGGTGCAACTCGGCACCTACACCCACCACGTCGGCTCGATGCACATCACCGATGATCGCCAATCTCGTGTTGGCGCGCTGCTGGACGAAGCCACCGCGGGCGAACCACCGCCATTCCGGTGGCCGCACATGCCCTCGGACACGACGCTGGAGATGATCGACGAGGTCTGCGCGCACGAGCAGCGCTTGCGTGCCAATCTCGCAGTGCACACCAGCCAGTCCCTGGCACACACAGGTCTTCCGCGGTATTGGCAGAGCATGATCGCGCTGCTGGAGATCTACCGCCAGGTCACCTACGAGCCGGACGAGCACGTCATCGACTCGGAGCTGGTCGAGATGCTCGACCCCGCACACCGGTGGTTGGTCCGTCACGCCTGGCCCAGCCGTATGCCGCCCCTCGAATGTCCAGGAGTCGCGTCATGA
- a CDS encoding GNAT family N-acetyltransferase → MKIRPIHQDDIPAILELMELGAPYVRARSSSDYWLYANLFSTTCLVADDNGQLLGAIIAFCSQDHPENLYIQDVITDPDHRRQGISTALLQAVRDAGRRFGCQRLYLTSEPDNSAAHGTWTNMGFINVPGDHIVNGVEIISDYKGAGKHRAVYELRLHNTAVN, encoded by the coding sequence ATGAAGATACGACCCATCCACCAGGACGACATCCCTGCGATCCTCGAGCTCATGGAACTCGGGGCGCCCTACGTGCGGGCTCGCTCCTCGTCCGACTACTGGCTTTACGCCAATCTCTTCTCCACAACCTGCCTCGTGGCCGACGACAACGGCCAACTCCTCGGTGCAATCATCGCTTTCTGCAGCCAGGATCACCCGGAGAACCTGTACATTCAAGATGTGATCACCGATCCGGATCACCGCCGACAGGGCATTTCCACGGCGCTGCTCCAGGCAGTGCGAGACGCTGGCCGCCGATTCGGGTGCCAACGTCTCTACCTGACATCGGAGCCCGATAACAGCGCCGCACACGGCACCTGGACCAACATGGGGTTCATCAACGTTCCCGGCGATCACATCGTCAACGGTGTCGAGATCATCTCCGATTACAAGGGAGCCGGCAAGCATCGGGCCGTATACGAACTGCGTCTGCACAACACCGCCGTGAATTGA